In one window of Clupea harengus chromosome 4, Ch_v2.0.2, whole genome shotgun sequence DNA:
- the LOC105894303 gene encoding E3 ubiquitin-protein ligase NRDP1: protein MGYDVTRFQGEVDEDLLCPICSGVLEEPVQAPHCEHAFCNACITQWFAQQQICPVDRTVVTLAHLRPVPRIMRNMLSKLQITCDNASFGCTATLRLDQLQSHLKDCEHNPKRPVTCEAGCGLEMPKDEMHGHNCIRHLRSVVQLQQGKIGELEKTAAEHKHQLAEQKRDIQLLKAYMRAIRSANPNMQNLEESIEYNEILEWVNSLQPARVTRWGGMISTPDAVLQAVIKRSLIDSGCPLSIVNDLIENAHERNWPQGLATLETRQMNRRYYENYVAKRIPGKQAVVVMACENQHMGEDMILEPGLVMIFAHGVEEIL from the exons ATGGGGTACGACGTCACCAGGTTTCAAGGGGAGGTGGATGAGGATCTGCTGTGTCCAATCTGCAGTGGAGTGCTGGAGGAGCCTGTGCAG GCTCCTCATTGTGAGCATGCCTTCTGTAATGCCTGCATCACACAGTGGTTTGCCCAGCAGCAGATTTGCCCAGTTGATCGTACAGTGGTGACGCTTGCCCATCTGCGTCCAGTGCCGCGGATCATGCGAAACATGCTATCCAAGCTGCAGATCACGTGTGATAATGCCAGCTTTGGCTGCACTGCAACGCTGCGCTTGGATCAACTGCAGTCGCACCTGAAGGACTGTGAGCACAATCCTAAGAGACCAGTCACCTGTGAAGCAGGCTGTGG GCTGGAGATGCCTAAAGATGAAATGCATGGTCACAACTGCATCAGACACCTGCGCAGTGTAGTGCAGCTGCAACAGGGCAAGATCGGGGAGCTGGAGAAGACCGCTGCAGAGCACAAGCATCAGTTGGCTGAACAG AAACGAGATATCCAGCTCCTGAAGGCATACATGAGGGCCATCCGCAGTGCCAACCCCAACATGCAGAACCTGGAGGAGAGCATTGAGTACAATGAGATCCTGGA ATGGGTGAACTCTTTACAACCTGCCCGTGTCACCCGCTGGGGCGGCATGATCTCTACCCCTGACGCCGTGCTCCAGGCCGTCATCAAGCGCTCCCTCATTGACAGCGGATGCCCACTGTCCATCGTCAATGACCTCATCGAAAATGCTCATGAGCGCAACTGGCCACAGGGCCTGGCCACACTGGAAACCAGGCAGATGAACCGGCGGTACTATGAGAACTATGTGGCCAAGCGCATTCCTGGTAAACAAGCCGTGGTGGTGATGGCCTGTGAGAACCAACATATGGGGGAGGACATGATCCTGGAGCCAGGCCTGGTCATGATTTTTGCCCATGGGGTTGAGGAGATTTTATAG